The Magnolia sinica isolate HGM2019 chromosome 10, MsV1, whole genome shotgun sequence genome includes a window with the following:
- the LOC131257772 gene encoding caffeic acid 3-O-methyltransferase-like isoform X2, with protein sequence MGSISDHSNSPDTFEEDWKFAMQLSIASVLPMAIKALIELDVFEIISKCGQGAPLSASEIASHLPTSNQHDAAATLDRVLRLLASFSVLTCTSRTRADGCVERVYGLASVCKFLVKNQEGASLATMTLLVQDRVFLDMWHHVKDAVLEGGLPFIRAHGKSSYEYISTVLKFSELFYKAMWDHSTIVLPRILETYKGFEGIKELVDVGGGTGASLNMIISKYPHIKGLNFDLPEVVATAPNYPGVEHVGGDMFASVPSAEAILFKWIFSHWTDEQCLQILKNCYKALPDSGKVIIVENVLPEEIKNDVGAQDTLQFDVIEIAWSEGKMRTVKELEELAKIAGFAGLSLVSFACNLGVMECYKTV encoded by the exons ATGGGTTCGATTTCCGATCATTCAAACTCACCCGACACCTTCGAAGAAGATTGGAAATTCGCCATGCAACTTTCCATTGCTTCTGTCCTCCCAATGGCTATCAAAGCTCTCATCGAACTCGATGTGTTTGAGATCATTTCCAAATGTGGGCAAGGGGCTCCCCTCTCTGCTTCCGAGATTGCCTCTCACCTTCCCACATCCAACCAACATGACGCAGCTGCCACCCTCGATCGTGTCCTGCGTCTCCTTGCTAGCTTCTCTGTTCTCACATGCACTTCCCGCACTCGTGCTGACGGGTGCGTGGAAAGGGTCTATGGTTTGGCATCTGTATGCAAGTTCCTCGTTAAAAATCAAGAGGGTGCGTCCCTTGCGACCATGACTCTTTTGGTACAAGATCGGGTCTTTCTCGATATGTG GCACCACGTGAAAGATGCTGTTCTTGAAGGGGGGCTACCATTCATCAGAGCCCATGGGAAGTCCTCATATGAGTACATCTCCACGGTGCTGAAATTCAGCGAGCTCTTTTATAAGGCGATGTGGGACCACTCCACCATTGTCTTGCCAAGAATCTTAGAGACCTACAAAGGGTTTGAAGGAATCAAGGAGTTGGTCGACGTTGGAGGTGGGACGGGAGCCTCGCTTAACATGATTATCTCAAAGTACCCTCATATCAAGGGACTCAATTTCGATTTGCCAGAAGTCGTCGCCACTGCACCTAACTACCCAG GTGTGGAGCATGTTGGAGGAGATATGTTTGCCAGCGTTCCAAGTGCAGAAGCCATTTTATTTAAG TGGATATTCTCGCATTGGACGGATGAGCAGTGCCTCCAAATTCTAAAGAACTGCTACAAAGCACTGCCTGACTCTGGAAAGGTGATCATTGTGGAAAATGTTCTTCCAGAAGAAATAAAGAACGATGTGGGTGCTCAGGACACCCTCCAGTTTGATGTGATCGAGATAGCCTGGAGCGAAGGGAAGATGAGGACCGTGAAGGAATTGGAAGAATTGGCGAAGATAGCTGGTTTTGCTGGTCTTAGCCTTGTGAGTTTTGCATGTAACCTTGGGGTCATGGAATGCTACAAAACTGTGTGA
- the LOC131257772 gene encoding caffeic acid 3-O-methyltransferase-like isoform X1: MGSISDHSNSPDTFEEDWKFAMQLSIASVLPMAIKALIELDVFEIISKCGQGAPLSASEIASHLPTSNQHDAAATLDRVLRLLASFSVLTCTSRTRADGCVERVYGLASVCKFLVKNQEGASLATMTLLVQDRVFLDMWHHVKDAVLEGGLPFIRAHGKSSYEYISTVLKFSELFYKAMWDHSTIVLPRILETYKGFEGIKELVDVGGGTGASLNMIISKYPHIKGLNFDLPEVVATAPNYPGVEHVGGDMFASVPSAEAILFKSLYTMKWIFSHWTDEQCLQILKNCYKALPDSGKVIIVENVLPEEIKNDVGAQDTLQFDVIEIAWSEGKMRTVKELEELAKIAGFAGLSLVSFACNLGVMECYKTV; this comes from the exons ATGGGTTCGATTTCCGATCATTCAAACTCACCCGACACCTTCGAAGAAGATTGGAAATTCGCCATGCAACTTTCCATTGCTTCTGTCCTCCCAATGGCTATCAAAGCTCTCATCGAACTCGATGTGTTTGAGATCATTTCCAAATGTGGGCAAGGGGCTCCCCTCTCTGCTTCCGAGATTGCCTCTCACCTTCCCACATCCAACCAACATGACGCAGCTGCCACCCTCGATCGTGTCCTGCGTCTCCTTGCTAGCTTCTCTGTTCTCACATGCACTTCCCGCACTCGTGCTGACGGGTGCGTGGAAAGGGTCTATGGTTTGGCATCTGTATGCAAGTTCCTCGTTAAAAATCAAGAGGGTGCGTCCCTTGCGACCATGACTCTTTTGGTACAAGATCGGGTCTTTCTCGATATGTG GCACCACGTGAAAGATGCTGTTCTTGAAGGGGGGCTACCATTCATCAGAGCCCATGGGAAGTCCTCATATGAGTACATCTCCACGGTGCTGAAATTCAGCGAGCTCTTTTATAAGGCGATGTGGGACCACTCCACCATTGTCTTGCCAAGAATCTTAGAGACCTACAAAGGGTTTGAAGGAATCAAGGAGTTGGTCGACGTTGGAGGTGGGACGGGAGCCTCGCTTAACATGATTATCTCAAAGTACCCTCATATCAAGGGACTCAATTTCGATTTGCCAGAAGTCGTCGCCACTGCACCTAACTACCCAG GTGTGGAGCATGTTGGAGGAGATATGTTTGCCAGCGTTCCAAGTGCAGAAGCCATTTTATTTAAG AGTTTGTATACTATGAAGTGGATATTCTCGCATTGGACGGATGAGCAGTGCCTCCAAATTCTAAAGAACTGCTACAAAGCACTGCCTGACTCTGGAAAGGTGATCATTGTGGAAAATGTTCTTCCAGAAGAAATAAAGAACGATGTGGGTGCTCAGGACACCCTCCAGTTTGATGTGATCGAGATAGCCTGGAGCGAAGGGAAGATGAGGACCGTGAAGGAATTGGAAGAATTGGCGAAGATAGCTGGTTTTGCTGGTCTTAGCCTTGTGAGTTTTGCATGTAACCTTGGGGTCATGGAATGCTACAAAACTGTGTGA